Proteins from a genomic interval of Kitasatospora herbaricolor:
- a CDS encoding MFS transporter, with amino-acid sequence MTTATAPPRVPEAIHRRRWAILGTLVLALLVVVLDNSILNVAMKTIATPAPTGLGASQSDLEWSINSYTLVFAGLLFTAGLLGDRFGRKKSLLAGMVVFGIGSLLSALASSPGELIAYRAVMGFGGAFVMPATLAIIMNVFERSEQPKAIGIWAGAVGLAIAIGPITGGLLIEHFWWGSVFLINVPIVLVALVAMTLLVPDSKDPRPGRLDPVGVLLSIVGLVALIYGIIKGGELADFTAPDAWVPLLVGLLALAAFVLHEKRTDHPALDVAWFRNKVFSASVTVVGLVFFALMGVSFFGVFYIQSVRGYSALMAGVLMLPLAVAQLLFAPRARLVVDRFGIRATCAAGMALITAAFLGYLALDAGTPIWVLVVIGFVMGTGMAHVMPPVTVAIMSSLPREKAGAGSALNNTFRQVGGSLGVAVLGAVLSTVYRTGISDRLDQLPAGLRDRAGESLEATFAVAGKLGPDGAGLIEPAKDSFIHAMHVVAGLSAGVTAAGVLLAWFLLPAKVPGGPAAAPQPVRPLAPESADA; translated from the coding sequence ATGACCACCGCAACCGCGCCACCCCGAGTGCCGGAAGCCATCCACCGCCGCCGCTGGGCGATCCTGGGCACCCTCGTGCTCGCCCTGCTCGTCGTGGTGCTCGACAACTCGATCCTCAACGTGGCGATGAAGACCATCGCCACCCCCGCTCCGACCGGCCTCGGCGCCAGCCAGAGCGACCTGGAGTGGTCGATCAACTCCTACACCCTGGTCTTCGCGGGCCTGCTGTTCACCGCCGGACTGCTCGGCGACCGCTTCGGCCGCAAGAAGTCGCTGCTCGCCGGCATGGTGGTGTTCGGCATCGGCTCCCTGCTGTCGGCACTGGCCTCCTCGCCCGGTGAACTGATCGCCTACCGCGCCGTGATGGGCTTCGGCGGCGCCTTCGTGATGCCGGCCACGCTGGCCATCATCATGAACGTCTTCGAGCGCTCCGAGCAGCCCAAGGCGATCGGCATCTGGGCCGGCGCGGTCGGCCTGGCCATCGCGATCGGCCCGATCACCGGAGGCCTGCTGATCGAGCACTTCTGGTGGGGCTCGGTCTTCCTGATCAACGTCCCGATCGTGCTGGTCGCCCTGGTGGCGATGACGCTGCTCGTCCCCGACTCCAAGGACCCGAGGCCCGGCCGGCTCGACCCGGTGGGCGTGCTGCTGTCGATCGTCGGCCTGGTCGCGCTGATCTACGGCATCATCAAGGGCGGCGAGCTGGCGGACTTCACCGCCCCCGACGCCTGGGTGCCGCTGCTGGTCGGCCTGCTCGCCCTGGCCGCCTTCGTCCTGCACGAGAAGCGCACCGACCACCCCGCGCTGGACGTCGCGTGGTTCCGCAACAAGGTGTTCAGCGCCTCCGTCACGGTCGTCGGCCTGGTCTTCTTCGCGCTGATGGGCGTCTCCTTCTTCGGCGTCTTCTACATCCAGAGCGTGCGCGGCTACAGCGCCCTGATGGCCGGCGTGCTGATGCTGCCGCTGGCCGTCGCCCAGCTGCTGTTCGCCCCCAGGGCCCGCCTGGTGGTGGACCGGTTCGGGATCCGGGCCACCTGCGCGGCCGGCATGGCGCTGATCACCGCCGCCTTCCTCGGCTACCTGGCGCTCGACGCCGGCACGCCGATCTGGGTGCTGGTGGTCATCGGCTTCGTGATGGGCACCGGCATGGCGCACGTGATGCCGCCGGTCACCGTGGCGATCATGTCCTCGCTGCCCCGGGAGAAGGCCGGCGCCGGTTCGGCGCTGAACAACACCTTCCGCCAGGTCGGCGGCTCGCTCGGGGTCGCGGTGCTCGGCGCGGTGCTCTCCACCGTCTACCGCACCGGCATCTCGGACCGGCTGGACCAGCTGCCGGCCGGCCTGCGGGACCGGGCCGGCGAGTCGCTGGAGGCCACCTTCGCGGTGGCCGGCAAGCTCGGCCCCGACGGCGCCGGACTGATCGAGCCCGCCAAGGACTCCTTCATCCACGCCATGCACGTGGTCGCCGGACTGTCGGCCGGCGTCACCGCGGCCGGTGTCCTGCTGGCCTGGTTCCTGCTGCCGGCCAAGGTTCCCGGCGGCCCGGCCGCCGCGCCGCAGCCGGTCCGCCCGCTCGCCCCCGAGTCGGCCGACGCCTGA
- the panB gene encoding 3-methyl-2-oxobutanoate hydroxymethyltransferase produces MNASSPTPAPTQASTATLYGGVTNRRVTVRDLAAAKQRGEKWSMLTAYDALTGGVFDEAGIPVLLVGDSAGNCHLGYETTVPVTMDQMVMLSAAVVRGTKRAMVVADMPFGSYQESPAQAMHNAARLMKEAGVGAVKLEGGERSARSIELLVEAGIPVMAHIGLTPQSVHAFGGYPVQGRGDEAAHQLLRDAKAVQQAGAFSVVLEAVPAELAKQVTEELAIATVGIGAGVDTDAQVLVWTDMAGMTAGRVPKFVKQYANLRAVLGDAAREFAAEVSAGSFPAPEHTFK; encoded by the coding sequence ATGAACGCTTCTTCGCCCACGCCTGCCCCGACCCAGGCGTCCACCGCCACCCTGTACGGGGGCGTCACCAACCGCCGCGTCACCGTCCGCGACCTCGCCGCCGCCAAGCAGCGCGGCGAGAAGTGGTCCATGCTCACCGCCTACGACGCGCTGACCGGCGGCGTCTTCGACGAGGCCGGCATCCCGGTGCTGCTGGTCGGCGACTCCGCCGGCAACTGCCACCTCGGCTACGAGACCACCGTGCCGGTGACCATGGATCAGATGGTGATGCTCTCCGCCGCCGTCGTCCGGGGCACCAAGCGCGCCATGGTCGTCGCCGACATGCCGTTCGGCTCGTACCAGGAGTCCCCCGCGCAGGCCATGCACAACGCCGCCCGGCTGATGAAGGAGGCCGGCGTCGGCGCCGTCAAGCTGGAGGGCGGCGAGCGCAGCGCCCGCTCGATCGAGCTGCTGGTCGAGGCCGGCATCCCGGTGATGGCGCACATCGGCCTGACCCCGCAGTCGGTGCACGCCTTCGGCGGCTACCCCGTGCAGGGGCGCGGCGACGAGGCGGCGCACCAACTGCTGCGCGACGCCAAGGCCGTGCAGCAGGCCGGCGCGTTCTCGGTGGTGCTGGAGGCCGTACCGGCCGAACTCGCCAAGCAGGTCACCGAGGAGCTGGCGATCGCCACCGTCGGCATCGGCGCGGGCGTGGACACCGACGCCCAGGTCCTGGTCTGGACGGACATGGCCGGCATGACGGCGGGCCGCGTGCCCAAGTTCGTCAAGCAGTACGCCAACCTGCGGGCCGTGCTCGGCGACGCCGCCCGCGAGTTCGCCGCCGAGGTCTCGGCCGGCAGCTTCCCCGCGCCGGAGCACACCTTCAAGTGA